A single window of Cytobacillus dafuensis DNA harbors:
- a CDS encoding type IV pilus modification PilV family protein: MNQKGITLLEVLLSMLILSIILVSFFSFFSQSAVFIKKNDDKLSAVNTAQMVLNILQENEKKNTLYLPQSVLEDVNSGKSSIITNEMDEFSTLLNQDIQSSFKISLEFKEGYEKLIQVKIMVSDPKNNKNEAKTYTYISR; encoded by the coding sequence ATGAACCAAAAAGGGATTACGTTATTAGAAGTGCTGCTATCAATGTTAATACTCTCCATCATATTAGTCTCTTTTTTTAGTTTCTTCTCCCAATCAGCAGTATTCATAAAAAAAAATGATGATAAATTATCTGCTGTAAATACTGCTCAAATGGTATTAAATATATTGCAAGAAAATGAGAAAAAAAACACACTTTATTTACCACAAAGTGTTTTAGAGGACGTTAATAGTGGTAAATCAAGTATTATTACTAATGAAATGGATGAATTTAGCACATTATTAAATCAAGATATACAGTCTAGTTTTAAGATAAGTCTAGAATTTAAAGAAGGATATGAAAAATTAATACAAGTCAAAATAATGGTAAGTGACCCCAAAAATAATAAAAATGAAGCTAAAACCTATACATATATAAGCAGGTGA
- a CDS encoding PilW family protein: MKIFSEKGLTLIEVLATLTISFIIFGSIYGVFISVNKNYTGLTEKNNLSQEANIIITTIKKYYLANSEFILKYNEDKETVFIGKNDSEPLIALTDQNIKIEEFLACKEEITGMNKKKCEDEDKYENITTWEPLYLKITLSNKKGQKYNIDTMINKY, translated from the coding sequence GTGAAAATTTTTTCTGAAAAAGGGTTAACCTTAATCGAAGTACTAGCGACTTTGACAATTTCATTCATTATTTTTGGGTCTATATATGGTGTTTTTATTAGTGTAAACAAAAATTATACTGGTTTAACCGAAAAAAACAATTTAAGTCAGGAAGCAAATATAATTATTACTACTATAAAAAAATACTATCTAGCAAACTCTGAATTTATATTAAAATACAATGAAGATAAAGAAACAGTTTTTATTGGTAAAAATGATAGTGAACCACTTATCGCTCTAACAGATCAAAATATTAAAATAGAAGAATTTTTAGCTTGTAAAGAAGAGATAACGGGCATGAACAAGAAAAAATGTGAAGATGAGGATAAATACGAAAATATCACAACATGGGAACCACTTTATCTAAAAATAACACTCTCAAATAAAAAAGGTCAGAAATATAACATTGATACAATGATTAATAAGTATTAG